The following coding sequences lie in one Nerophis lumbriciformis linkage group LG02, RoL_Nlum_v2.1, whole genome shotgun sequence genomic window:
- the LOC133610813 gene encoding barrier-to-autointegration factor B-like: MSTTSQKHRDFVREPMGEKAVTTLSGIGSTLGVNLNRQGFDKANMLLGQFLLLKKDSELFAEWFKDISGANGRQATACALCLKEWCDAFL, translated from the exons ATGTCGACCACGTCGCAGAAGCACCGAGACTTCGTCCGGGAACCGATGGGCGAAAAGGCCGTCACCACGCTCTCCGGTATCGGTTCTACGTTGGGCGTCAATCTGAACAGACAAGGCTTCGATAAG GCAAATATGCTGCTGGGGcagttcctgctgctgaagaAGGACTCGGAATTGTTCGCCGAATGGTTCAAGGATATCAGTGGCGCAAACGGCCGCCAGGCGACGGCCTGCGCCCTATGTTTGAAGGAGTGGTGTGACGCCTTCCTCTGA
- the cox20 gene encoding cytochrome c oxidase assembly protein COX20, mitochondrial, whose product MAEDEEKSNKKGFRLLWILDVQKTPCAREAVLHGAGGSVVAGLAHFLATSRVRRSFDVGMAGFLLTTLASWSYCRANNAKMRVQQRMIQDGIKNKVVYEGTSLDPAVRTRTEASPGPS is encoded by the exons GGTTTCCGCCTGCTTTGGATTCTGGACGTGCAGAAGACGCCGTGTGCCCGAGAAGCGGTCCTGCACGGAGCCGGAGGTTCTGTTGTTGCCGGACTGGCGCACTTTTTGGCCACGA GTCGCGTCAGGAGGTCCTTTGATGTCGGCATGGCGGGCTTCCTGTTGACCACCTTGGCTTCCTG GTCTTACTGTCGTGCGAACAACGCCAAGATGCGCGTGCAGCAGAGGATGATCCAGGACGGCATAAAAAACAAGGTGGTCTACGAGGGAACCAGTCTGGACCCTGCAGTCAGAACCAGAACAGAAGCGTCACCGGGCCCCTCGTGA